The proteins below come from a single Lates calcarifer isolate ASB-BC8 linkage group LG11, TLL_Latcal_v3, whole genome shotgun sequence genomic window:
- the LOC108898543 gene encoding zinc finger protein 646 isoform X3, with translation MYARTNTGSTHGDFQDRNGVNYVTSTESFGHCSQLFWKKDPNDSGPSSTISWCDQLPSSSAALSSSSLSSTSLSSSSLSMESRPPAPATTASDDMESDERPYVCDLCSCAYKHASSLLNHKLTHKTGDFRCDFCSKPYTNYMSLRNHMRIHGQKRYMCDLCGKAFRLARYLRNHQRIHDDGPNRFDCPSCCKSYRTMLELAQHRCSAAASNQNRFNCPSCFKSYRTMLDLAQHRCSAVAKNQSGSRRSNFSATPRRQQQQQQQQQQQQQQQNSANSMMQPQHGGHGQQEPLPSHCVSPMSQGGQGGSVASQSVPDPHQQGRPSSVSSQSSQQSMRSSSSNKHVSSSSTTPSSSYSLLQPLVPEPKHQDTFSLAPQRPLTTINPIGHSLHPNGAPTLKPSPVPRTIQAMPWEQRSLYNQ, from the exons ATGTACGCCAGAACAAACACCGGCAGCACACATGGAGACTTTCAAGATAGAAACGGAGTAAATTATGTGACATCGACAGAGTCCTTCGGTCACTGCTCTCAATTGTTCTGGAAAAAGGATCCCAACGACTCCGGA ccGAGTTCGACCATTAGCTGGTGCGATCAGCTCCCCTCGTCCTCAGCAGCCCTCTCCAGCTCCAGTCTCTCCTCAACATCACTCTCCAGTTCCAGTCTCTCCATGGAGTCCCGACCGCCAGCACCTGCTACAACAGCATCAGATGACATGGAATCAGATGAGAGACCGTATGTCTGCGACCTGTGTAGCTGCGCATACAAGCACGCCAGCTCCCTGCTCAACCACAAACTCACCCACAAGACTGGAGACTTCAG GTGCGACTTTTGCAGCAAGCCCTACACCAACTACATGTCCCTGCGCAACCATATGCGAATCCATGGTCAGAAGCGCTACATGTGTGACTTGTGTGGGAAGGCCTTCCGCCTGGCTCGGTACCTCCGTAACCACCAGAGGATCCACGATGACGGGCCCAATCGCTTTGATTGTCCCTCTTGCTGCAAGAGCTACAGGACCATGCTGGAGCTTGCCCAGCACCGCTGCAGTGCTGCTGCGTCTAACCAG AACCGGTTCAACTGCCCGTCCTGCTTTAAGAGCTACCGAACCATGCTGGACCTGGCCCAGCACCGCTGCAGCGCCGTGGCCAAAAACCAG TCTGGCAGTCGTCGTTCCAATTTCTCCGCCACACCTCGgcgtcagcagcagcagcagcagcaacaacagcagcagcagcagcagcagaacagtgcTAACTCCATGATGCAACCGCAGCATGGAGGACACGGCCAGCAGGAGCCTCTGCCCTCCCACTGCGTTTCACCAATGTCTCAGGGAGGGCAGGGCGGCAGTGTGGCCAGCCAGTCTGTGCCTGACCCCCACCAG CAGGGCCGTCCCAGCTCAGTGTCCTCCCAGAGCAGCCAGCAGAGCATGAGGAGCTCATCCTCCAACAAACacgtctcctcctccagcaccacCCCATCCTCCTCCTACTCCCTGCTCCAGCCCCTGGTGCCTGAG CCGAAGCACCAGGACACTTTCTCTCTGGCCCCTCAGCGACCCCTCACCACCATCAACCCCATTGGCCACTCCCTTCATCCGAACGGAGCACCCACGCTCAAGCCCTCTCCTGTGCCACGCACCATCCAGGCCATGCCCTGGGAGCAGCGCTCCCTCTACAATCAATGA
- the LOC108898543 gene encoding zinc finger protein 646 isoform X2, whose product MYARTNTGSTHGDFQDRNGVNYVTSTESFGHCSQLFWKKDPNDSGPSSTISWCDQLPSSSAALSSSSLSSTSLSSSSLSMESRPPAPATTASDDMESDERPYVCDLCSCAYKHASSLLNHKLTHKTGDFRCDFCSKPYTNYMSLRNHMRIHGQKRYMCDLCGKAFRLARYLRNHQRIHDDGPNRFDCPSCCKSYRTMLELAQHRCSAAASNQNRFNCPSCFKSYRTMLDLAQHRCSAVAKNQSGSRRSNFSATPRRQQQQQQQQQQQQQQQNSANSMMQPQHGGHGQQEPLPSHCVSPMSQGGQGGSVASQSVPDPHQGRPSSVSSQSSQQSMRSSSSNKHVSSSSTTPSSSYSLLQPLVPEVKEMSAGYTRLSANPMPKHQDTFSLAPQRPLTTINPIGHSLHPNGAPTLKPSPVPRTIQAMPWEQRSLYNQ is encoded by the exons ATGTACGCCAGAACAAACACCGGCAGCACACATGGAGACTTTCAAGATAGAAACGGAGTAAATTATGTGACATCGACAGAGTCCTTCGGTCACTGCTCTCAATTGTTCTGGAAAAAGGATCCCAACGACTCCGGA ccGAGTTCGACCATTAGCTGGTGCGATCAGCTCCCCTCGTCCTCAGCAGCCCTCTCCAGCTCCAGTCTCTCCTCAACATCACTCTCCAGTTCCAGTCTCTCCATGGAGTCCCGACCGCCAGCACCTGCTACAACAGCATCAGATGACATGGAATCAGATGAGAGACCGTATGTCTGCGACCTGTGTAGCTGCGCATACAAGCACGCCAGCTCCCTGCTCAACCACAAACTCACCCACAAGACTGGAGACTTCAG GTGCGACTTTTGCAGCAAGCCCTACACCAACTACATGTCCCTGCGCAACCATATGCGAATCCATGGTCAGAAGCGCTACATGTGTGACTTGTGTGGGAAGGCCTTCCGCCTGGCTCGGTACCTCCGTAACCACCAGAGGATCCACGATGACGGGCCCAATCGCTTTGATTGTCCCTCTTGCTGCAAGAGCTACAGGACCATGCTGGAGCTTGCCCAGCACCGCTGCAGTGCTGCTGCGTCTAACCAG AACCGGTTCAACTGCCCGTCCTGCTTTAAGAGCTACCGAACCATGCTGGACCTGGCCCAGCACCGCTGCAGCGCCGTGGCCAAAAACCAG TCTGGCAGTCGTCGTTCCAATTTCTCCGCCACACCTCGgcgtcagcagcagcagcagcagcaacaacagcagcagcagcagcagcagaacagtgcTAACTCCATGATGCAACCGCAGCATGGAGGACACGGCCAGCAGGAGCCTCTGCCCTCCCACTGCGTTTCACCAATGTCTCAGGGAGGGCAGGGCGGCAGTGTGGCCAGCCAGTCTGTGCCTGACCCCCACCAG GGCCGTCCCAGCTCAGTGTCCTCCCAGAGCAGCCAGCAGAGCATGAGGAGCTCATCCTCCAACAAACacgtctcctcctccagcaccacCCCATCCTCCTCCTACTCCCTGCTCCAGCCCCTGGTGCCTGAGGTAAAGGAGATGAGTGCGGGATACACTAGGCTGAGCGCCAACCCCATG CCGAAGCACCAGGACACTTTCTCTCTGGCCCCTCAGCGACCCCTCACCACCATCAACCCCATTGGCCACTCCCTTCATCCGAACGGAGCACCCACGCTCAAGCCCTCTCCTGTGCCACGCACCATCCAGGCCATGCCCTGGGAGCAGCGCTCCCTCTACAATCAATGA
- the LOC108898543 gene encoding zinc finger protein 646 isoform X1, translated as MYARTNTGSTHGDFQDRNGVNYVTSTESFGHCSQLFWKKDPNDSGPSSTISWCDQLPSSSAALSSSSLSSTSLSSSSLSMESRPPAPATTASDDMESDERPYVCDLCSCAYKHASSLLNHKLTHKTGDFRCDFCSKPYTNYMSLRNHMRIHGQKRYMCDLCGKAFRLARYLRNHQRIHDDGPNRFDCPSCCKSYRTMLELAQHRCSAAASNQNRFNCPSCFKSYRTMLDLAQHRCSAVAKNQSGSRRSNFSATPRRQQQQQQQQQQQQQQQNSANSMMQPQHGGHGQQEPLPSHCVSPMSQGGQGGSVASQSVPDPHQQGRPSSVSSQSSQQSMRSSSSNKHVSSSSTTPSSSYSLLQPLVPEVKEMSAGYTRLSANPMPKHQDTFSLAPQRPLTTINPIGHSLHPNGAPTLKPSPVPRTIQAMPWEQRSLYNQ; from the exons ATGTACGCCAGAACAAACACCGGCAGCACACATGGAGACTTTCAAGATAGAAACGGAGTAAATTATGTGACATCGACAGAGTCCTTCGGTCACTGCTCTCAATTGTTCTGGAAAAAGGATCCCAACGACTCCGGA ccGAGTTCGACCATTAGCTGGTGCGATCAGCTCCCCTCGTCCTCAGCAGCCCTCTCCAGCTCCAGTCTCTCCTCAACATCACTCTCCAGTTCCAGTCTCTCCATGGAGTCCCGACCGCCAGCACCTGCTACAACAGCATCAGATGACATGGAATCAGATGAGAGACCGTATGTCTGCGACCTGTGTAGCTGCGCATACAAGCACGCCAGCTCCCTGCTCAACCACAAACTCACCCACAAGACTGGAGACTTCAG GTGCGACTTTTGCAGCAAGCCCTACACCAACTACATGTCCCTGCGCAACCATATGCGAATCCATGGTCAGAAGCGCTACATGTGTGACTTGTGTGGGAAGGCCTTCCGCCTGGCTCGGTACCTCCGTAACCACCAGAGGATCCACGATGACGGGCCCAATCGCTTTGATTGTCCCTCTTGCTGCAAGAGCTACAGGACCATGCTGGAGCTTGCCCAGCACCGCTGCAGTGCTGCTGCGTCTAACCAG AACCGGTTCAACTGCCCGTCCTGCTTTAAGAGCTACCGAACCATGCTGGACCTGGCCCAGCACCGCTGCAGCGCCGTGGCCAAAAACCAG TCTGGCAGTCGTCGTTCCAATTTCTCCGCCACACCTCGgcgtcagcagcagcagcagcagcaacaacagcagcagcagcagcagcagaacagtgcTAACTCCATGATGCAACCGCAGCATGGAGGACACGGCCAGCAGGAGCCTCTGCCCTCCCACTGCGTTTCACCAATGTCTCAGGGAGGGCAGGGCGGCAGTGTGGCCAGCCAGTCTGTGCCTGACCCCCACCAG CAGGGCCGTCCCAGCTCAGTGTCCTCCCAGAGCAGCCAGCAGAGCATGAGGAGCTCATCCTCCAACAAACacgtctcctcctccagcaccacCCCATCCTCCTCCTACTCCCTGCTCCAGCCCCTGGTGCCTGAGGTAAAGGAGATGAGTGCGGGATACACTAGGCTGAGCGCCAACCCCATG CCGAAGCACCAGGACACTTTCTCTCTGGCCCCTCAGCGACCCCTCACCACCATCAACCCCATTGGCCACTCCCTTCATCCGAACGGAGCACCCACGCTCAAGCCCTCTCCTGTGCCACGCACCATCCAGGCCATGCCCTGGGAGCAGCGCTCCCTCTACAATCAATGA
- the LOC108898543 gene encoding zinc finger protein 646 isoform X4: protein MYARTNTGSTHGDFQDRNGVNYVTSTESFGHCSQLFWKKDPNDSGPSSTISWCDQLPSSSAALSSSSLSSTSLSSSSLSMESRPPAPATTASDDMESDERPYVCDLCSCAYKHASSLLNHKLTHKTGDFRCDFCSKPYTNYMSLRNHMRIHGQKRYMCDLCGKAFRLARYLRNHQRIHDDGPNRFDCPSCCKSYRTMLELAQHRCSAAASNQSGSRRSNFSATPRRQQQQQQQQQQQQQQQNSANSMMQPQHGGHGQQEPLPSHCVSPMSQGGQGGSVASQSVPDPHQQGRPSSVSSQSSQQSMRSSSSNKHVSSSSTTPSSSYSLLQPLVPEVKEMSAGYTRLSANPMPKHQDTFSLAPQRPLTTINPIGHSLHPNGAPTLKPSPVPRTIQAMPWEQRSLYNQ from the exons ATGTACGCCAGAACAAACACCGGCAGCACACATGGAGACTTTCAAGATAGAAACGGAGTAAATTATGTGACATCGACAGAGTCCTTCGGTCACTGCTCTCAATTGTTCTGGAAAAAGGATCCCAACGACTCCGGA ccGAGTTCGACCATTAGCTGGTGCGATCAGCTCCCCTCGTCCTCAGCAGCCCTCTCCAGCTCCAGTCTCTCCTCAACATCACTCTCCAGTTCCAGTCTCTCCATGGAGTCCCGACCGCCAGCACCTGCTACAACAGCATCAGATGACATGGAATCAGATGAGAGACCGTATGTCTGCGACCTGTGTAGCTGCGCATACAAGCACGCCAGCTCCCTGCTCAACCACAAACTCACCCACAAGACTGGAGACTTCAG GTGCGACTTTTGCAGCAAGCCCTACACCAACTACATGTCCCTGCGCAACCATATGCGAATCCATGGTCAGAAGCGCTACATGTGTGACTTGTGTGGGAAGGCCTTCCGCCTGGCTCGGTACCTCCGTAACCACCAGAGGATCCACGATGACGGGCCCAATCGCTTTGATTGTCCCTCTTGCTGCAAGAGCTACAGGACCATGCTGGAGCTTGCCCAGCACCGCTGCAGTGCTGCTGCGTCTAACCAG TCTGGCAGTCGTCGTTCCAATTTCTCCGCCACACCTCGgcgtcagcagcagcagcagcagcaacaacagcagcagcagcagcagcagaacagtgcTAACTCCATGATGCAACCGCAGCATGGAGGACACGGCCAGCAGGAGCCTCTGCCCTCCCACTGCGTTTCACCAATGTCTCAGGGAGGGCAGGGCGGCAGTGTGGCCAGCCAGTCTGTGCCTGACCCCCACCAG CAGGGCCGTCCCAGCTCAGTGTCCTCCCAGAGCAGCCAGCAGAGCATGAGGAGCTCATCCTCCAACAAACacgtctcctcctccagcaccacCCCATCCTCCTCCTACTCCCTGCTCCAGCCCCTGGTGCCTGAGGTAAAGGAGATGAGTGCGGGATACACTAGGCTGAGCGCCAACCCCATG CCGAAGCACCAGGACACTTTCTCTCTGGCCCCTCAGCGACCCCTCACCACCATCAACCCCATTGGCCACTCCCTTCATCCGAACGGAGCACCCACGCTCAAGCCCTCTCCTGTGCCACGCACCATCCAGGCCATGCCCTGGGAGCAGCGCTCCCTCTACAATCAATGA
- the LOC108898543 gene encoding zinc finger protein 646 isoform X5 has protein sequence MESRPPAPATTASDDMESDERPYVCDLCSCAYKHASSLLNHKLTHKTGDFRCDFCSKPYTNYMSLRNHMRIHGQKRYMCDLCGKAFRLARYLRNHQRIHDDGPNRFDCPSCCKSYRTMLELAQHRCSAAASNQNRFNCPSCFKSYRTMLDLAQHRCSAVAKNQSGSRRSNFSATPRRQQQQQQQQQQQQQQQNSANSMMQPQHGGHGQQEPLPSHCVSPMSQGGQGGSVASQSVPDPHQQGRPSSVSSQSSQQSMRSSSSNKHVSSSSTTPSSSYSLLQPLVPEVKEMSAGYTRLSANPMPKHQDTFSLAPQRPLTTINPIGHSLHPNGAPTLKPSPVPRTIQAMPWEQRSLYNQ, from the exons ATGGAGTCCCGACCGCCAGCACCTGCTACAACAGCATCAGATGACATGGAATCAGATGAGAGACCGTATGTCTGCGACCTGTGTAGCTGCGCATACAAGCACGCCAGCTCCCTGCTCAACCACAAACTCACCCACAAGACTGGAGACTTCAG GTGCGACTTTTGCAGCAAGCCCTACACCAACTACATGTCCCTGCGCAACCATATGCGAATCCATGGTCAGAAGCGCTACATGTGTGACTTGTGTGGGAAGGCCTTCCGCCTGGCTCGGTACCTCCGTAACCACCAGAGGATCCACGATGACGGGCCCAATCGCTTTGATTGTCCCTCTTGCTGCAAGAGCTACAGGACCATGCTGGAGCTTGCCCAGCACCGCTGCAGTGCTGCTGCGTCTAACCAG AACCGGTTCAACTGCCCGTCCTGCTTTAAGAGCTACCGAACCATGCTGGACCTGGCCCAGCACCGCTGCAGCGCCGTGGCCAAAAACCAG TCTGGCAGTCGTCGTTCCAATTTCTCCGCCACACCTCGgcgtcagcagcagcagcagcagcaacaacagcagcagcagcagcagcagaacagtgcTAACTCCATGATGCAACCGCAGCATGGAGGACACGGCCAGCAGGAGCCTCTGCCCTCCCACTGCGTTTCACCAATGTCTCAGGGAGGGCAGGGCGGCAGTGTGGCCAGCCAGTCTGTGCCTGACCCCCACCAG CAGGGCCGTCCCAGCTCAGTGTCCTCCCAGAGCAGCCAGCAGAGCATGAGGAGCTCATCCTCCAACAAACacgtctcctcctccagcaccacCCCATCCTCCTCCTACTCCCTGCTCCAGCCCCTGGTGCCTGAGGTAAAGGAGATGAGTGCGGGATACACTAGGCTGAGCGCCAACCCCATG CCGAAGCACCAGGACACTTTCTCTCTGGCCCCTCAGCGACCCCTCACCACCATCAACCCCATTGGCCACTCCCTTCATCCGAACGGAGCACCCACGCTCAAGCCCTCTCCTGTGCCACGCACCATCCAGGCCATGCCCTGGGAGCAGCGCTCCCTCTACAATCAATGA
- the LOC108898549 gene encoding LOW QUALITY PROTEIN: rab11 family-interacting protein 4A-like (The sequence of the model RefSeq protein was modified relative to this genomic sequence to represent the inferred CDS: inserted 2 bases in 1 codon), whose amino-acid sequence MEGHVFPDQEQLLQFLRRLKEVFDVCDEDADGFIRVEXLGLQFGQGDEVKALSRYLDPNADGKINFKDFCHGVFAIKGCEEILKMAVGPRSATSNQPSVTDNGYIYQDGEARLGAPIIMCTRSYPECRVYSEGCGADGECDMDSSTENTNGSDFLDPTRKDSHLTCSASASVISGEEQFEDYGEGEDVDFIPSSPCPEDDNRTNGFSDLGSSLPSSAGQTPQKMRQLYNSELLDIYCSQCCKKVNLLNDLEARLRNLKANSPNRKISSTAFGRQLFQANHSVFGSSQGSSTEDLFTDSIDSCDLDITEKVSYLEKKVTELESDSLANGDLKSKLKQENTQLVHRVHELEEQVKDAEARADQSLEEETKRHREVYSKMDRDRNIEIDLLCNRLQLLEEENGEMKLNVCRLKSQTEKLDQEKQRMTDKLEDTSLRLKDEIDLYRKIMDKLWHNRHEFQKEKEAMQELIDDLRRELEYLQLFKLEMEHPGKGKGLSEYNAKTRENEMEHEVKRLKQENHKLRDQNDDLNAQILSLSLYEAKNLFSCHTKAQCLAAEIDNASRDELVDALKEQEEINLRLRQYMDKIILAILDHNPSILEIKS is encoded by the exons ATGGAAGGACATGTTTTTCCCGACCAAGAGCAGCTATTGCAGTTTCTGAGGAGGCTCAAAGAGGTTTTCGACGTGTGTGACGAGGATGCTGACGGCTTCATCCGGGTGGA TCTCGGTCTTCAGTTCGGCCAAGGAGACGAG GTGAAGGCCTTGTCCAGGTACCTGGATCCTAACGCTGATGGGAAAATCAACTTCAAAGACTTTTGTCATGGTGTGTTTGCTATCAAAG GTTGTGAGGAGATACTGAAGATGGCTGTGGGCCCTCGCAGTGCTACCTCCAACCAGCCATCTGTTACTGACAATGGTTACATTTACCAG gACGGTGAGGCCAGGCTGGGAGCTCCGATTATCATGTGTACTCGGTCCTATCCAGAGTGCAGAGTGTACAGTGAGGGTTGTGGGGCTGACGGGGAGTGTGACATggacagcagcactgaaaacacCAACGGCTCGGACTTTTTGGACCCAACAAGGAAAGACAG CCACCTCACTTGCTCAGCATCTGCTTCCGTCATCTCCGGGGAGGAGCAGTTTGAGGACTATGGTGAAGGGGAAGATGTGGATTTCATTCCCAGCAGTCCCTGCCCTGAGGATGACAACCGAACAAATGGCTTCTCAGACCTGGGTTCCTCGCTCCCCTCTAG TGCTGGGCAGACTCCTCAGAAGATGCGGCAGCTGTATAACAGTGAACTGCTGGACATCTACTGTTCTCAGTGCTGCAAGAAAGTGAATCTACTCAATGACCTGGAGGCTCGACTTCGAAACCTCAAGGCCAACAG cCCTAACAGAAAGATTTCCAGCACAGCATTTGGACG tcaGCTGTTCCAGGCCAACCACAGTGTGTTTGGGTCCAGTCAgggcagcagcacagaggatcTGTTCACAGACAGCATTGACTCCTGTGACCTCGACATCACAGAGAAA GTCAGTTATCTGGAGAAGAAGGTGACAGAGCTGGAAAGTGACAGTCTGGCCAACGGTGACCTCAAGTCTAAActcaaacaggaaaacacacaattaGTCCACag GGTCCatgagctggaggagcaggtgaAGGATGCAGAGGCGAGGGCAGATCAGAgtctggaggaggagaccaaGAGACATCGGGAGGTTTACAGCaagatggacagagacagaaacatagaGATCGACCTGCTCTGTAACAG ATTACAGCTGTTGGaagaagaaaatggagagaTGAAGTTAAATGTGTGCAGACTCAAGTCTCAGACAGAGAAACTGGACCAG GAGAAGCAGAGGATGACAGACAAGCTGGAGGACACTAGTCTGAGGCTGAAAGATGAGATAGACCTGTACAGGAAGATAATGGACAAGCTCTGGCATAACCGGCATGAGTttcagaaggaaaaagaggcCATGCAGGAG ctgattgATGATCTGCGCCGAGAGCTGGAGTATCTGCAGCTGTTTAAGCTGGAGATGGAACATCCTGGGAAGGGGAAGGGGCTATCAGAGTATAACGCCAAGACCAGGGAGAATGAAATGGAACATGAAGTCAAGAGACTGAAACAg GAGAATCATAAGCTGCGGGATCAGAACGATGATCTGAATGCTCAGATTCTCAGTCTGAGTTTGTATGAGGCTAAGAACCTGTTTTCCTGTCATACCAAGGCCCAGTGCCTGGCAGCCGAGATTGACAACGCATCCAGAGACGAG ctggtAGATGCCttgaaggagcaggaggagatcAATCTGCGTCTGAGACAGTACATGGACAAAATCATTCTGGCCATCCTCGACCATAACCCCTCTATTCTGGAGATCAAGAGTTAA